The proteins below come from a single Panicum hallii strain FIL2 chromosome 7, PHallii_v3.1, whole genome shotgun sequence genomic window:
- the LOC112898800 gene encoding exosome complex component RRP4 homolog isoform X2, translating into MRDLHLSLNQTQRVRLEAALHELQSLAPAAASAAAVTVADTIPVNQEDNILKGHGTSDQDGEVVATLCGVVERVNKLVYVRTLRARYKPEIAPKRWRLEINFSQDAVLMLSSMNLPDGIQRRRTAVDELNMRSIFEENDVICAEVRGFQHDGSLHLQARSEKYGKLERGRLLTVPPYLVKRKKQHFHHLAQYDVDLILGCNGFIWVGEHVVVGKKTKTTEDQQKSSDDAENFTPLETRKHICRLANAVRVLSALGFTLTVELIIETAEASASSNVEVNNMLGAEFYVQTAEREAKRRADLLRKKNGAR; encoded by the exons ATGAGGGACCTCCACCTCTCGCTGAACCAGACCCAGCGGGTCCGCCTCGAGGCGGCGCTCCACGAGCTCCAGTCcctcgcgcccgccgccgcgtccgccgccgccgtcaccgtCGCGGACACCATCCCCGTCAACCAGGAGGACAACATCCTCAA GGGGCACGGGACGTCGGACCAGGACGGGGAGGTGGTGGCGACGCTCTGCGGGGTGGTGGAGCGGGTCAACAAGCTGGTATACGTCCGTACTCTCCGGGCGAG ATATAAGCCAGAG ATTGCTCCGAAGCGCTGGAGGTTGGAGATAAATTTTAGTCAGGATGCTGTGTTGATGCTTTCTTCCATGAATTTGCCTGATGGCATTCAG AGAAGGAGAACTGCTGTTGATGAACTTAATATGCGGAGTATCTTTGAGGAAAATGATGTGATCTGT GCTGAAGTTCGTGGTTTCCAACATGATGGATCTCTGCACCTACAAGCAAGGAGTGAAAAGTATGGAAAG CTTGAGAGGGGTCGATTGCTGACGGTACCTCCGTACTTGGTTAAACGAAAGAAGCAGCATTTCCATCATCTCGCACAGTATGATGTTGATTTGATTCTTGGTTGCAACGGATTCATCTGGGTAGGTGAGCATGTTGTGGTGGGTAAAAAAACTAAAACAACCGAAGATCAGCAGAAATCCAGCGATGATGCAGAGAATTTCACCCCACTGGAAACGCGGAAGCATATCTGCCGACTTGCCAACGCCGTGCGTGTACTTTCAGCCCTAGGATTCACTTTGACTGTTGAGCTGATAATCGAGACAGCGGAAGCAAGTGCGTCATCGAATGTTGAGGTAAACAACATGCTTGGGGCTGAATTTTATGTCCAGACGGCTGAGAGAGAGGCTAAGCGCCGAGCTGATCTGCTGAGAAAAAAGAATGGGGCAAGGTAA
- the LOC112898800 gene encoding exosome complex component RRP4 homolog isoform X1, with protein sequence MRDLHLSLNQTQRVRLEAALHELQSLAPAAASAAAVTVADTIPVNQEDNILKGHGTSDQDGEVVATLCGVVERVNKLVYVRTLRARYKPEVGDIIVGRVIEIAPKRWRLEINFSQDAVLMLSSMNLPDGIQRRRTAVDELNMRSIFEENDVICAEVRGFQHDGSLHLQARSEKYGKLERGRLLTVPPYLVKRKKQHFHHLAQYDVDLILGCNGFIWVGEHVVVGKKTKTTEDQQKSSDDAENFTPLETRKHICRLANAVRVLSALGFTLTVELIIETAEASASSNVEVNNMLGAEFYVQTAEREAKRRADLLRKKNGAR encoded by the exons ATGAGGGACCTCCACCTCTCGCTGAACCAGACCCAGCGGGTCCGCCTCGAGGCGGCGCTCCACGAGCTCCAGTCcctcgcgcccgccgccgcgtccgccgccgccgtcaccgtCGCGGACACCATCCCCGTCAACCAGGAGGACAACATCCTCAA GGGGCACGGGACGTCGGACCAGGACGGGGAGGTGGTGGCGACGCTCTGCGGGGTGGTGGAGCGGGTCAACAAGCTGGTATACGTCCGTACTCTCCGGGCGAG ATATAAGCCAGAGGTTGGTGATATCATAGTTGGGCGTGTCATTGAG ATTGCTCCGAAGCGCTGGAGGTTGGAGATAAATTTTAGTCAGGATGCTGTGTTGATGCTTTCTTCCATGAATTTGCCTGATGGCATTCAG AGAAGGAGAACTGCTGTTGATGAACTTAATATGCGGAGTATCTTTGAGGAAAATGATGTGATCTGT GCTGAAGTTCGTGGTTTCCAACATGATGGATCTCTGCACCTACAAGCAAGGAGTGAAAAGTATGGAAAG CTTGAGAGGGGTCGATTGCTGACGGTACCTCCGTACTTGGTTAAACGAAAGAAGCAGCATTTCCATCATCTCGCACAGTATGATGTTGATTTGATTCTTGGTTGCAACGGATTCATCTGGGTAGGTGAGCATGTTGTGGTGGGTAAAAAAACTAAAACAACCGAAGATCAGCAGAAATCCAGCGATGATGCAGAGAATTTCACCCCACTGGAAACGCGGAAGCATATCTGCCGACTTGCCAACGCCGTGCGTGTACTTTCAGCCCTAGGATTCACTTTGACTGTTGAGCTGATAATCGAGACAGCGGAAGCAAGTGCGTCATCGAATGTTGAGGTAAACAACATGCTTGGGGCTGAATTTTATGTCCAGACGGCTGAGAGAGAGGCTAAGCGCCGAGCTGATCTGCTGAGAAAAAAGAATGGGGCAAGGTAA
- the LOC112898801 gene encoding DNA-directed RNA polymerase V subunit 1-like isoform X1, whose amino-acid sequence MADDDLAAAAATGLHILEGSIRPIKLSVASNEEILKAQPVDALGKPFPITQCSQLQDNPSLGLPLQVGSFESCGATQIDKCEGHFGFIELPAPIYHPSHVAELGKILNIICLCCLRLKKPNKGTGKERKFTSCSYCHDIPPLCVTQVKKSNGARSLELKAPLKEVVGDGFWSFLDQFGFHTRGTCHRRPLHPKEFFCFSGSERNARKNLRVLQTIWRCLRPLYWLVTSVHTCMAPRTVSK is encoded by the exons ATGGCTGATGACGATctggcagcagcagctgctactgGACTGCACATCCTGGAGGGTTCCATCCGTCCGATCAAGCTCAGTGTCGCAAGCAATGAGGAAATC CTCAAGGCGCAGCCGGTGGACGCATTAGGGAAGCCCTTCCCTATCACGCAATGCAGCCAGCTCCAGGACAATCCCTCGCTGGGGCTGCCTCTGCAGGTCGGCAGCTTCGAGTCATGTGGCGCCACCCAAATCGACAAATGCGAAGGCCATTTCGGCTTCATCGAGCTACCCGCACCCATTTACCACCCTAGCCACGTCGCCGAACTGGGGAAGATACTCAACATCATCTGCCTCTGCTGCCTCCGCCTTAAGAAACCCAAT AAGGGCACTGGGAAGGAAAGGAAATTCACTTCATGTTCCTATTGTCAT GATATCCCACCATTGTGTGTCACTCAAGTCAAGAAATCCAATGGTGCCCGTAGCTTGGAACTGAAAGCACCATTAAAGGAAGTGGTTGGCGATGGATTTTGGAGCTTCCTTGATCAGTTTGGCTTCCACACGAGGGGGACATGTCACCGCCGTCCCTTACACCCAAAAGAG TTCTTCTGTTTCTCAGGTTCAGAACGTAATGCGAGGAAAAATCTCCGAGTGCTACAAACAATTTGGCGTTGCTTGCGCCCACTCTACTGGCTAGTGACTTCAGTGCATACCTGCATGGCTCCAAGGACCGTGTCTAAATGA
- the LOC112898801 gene encoding DNA-directed RNA polymerase V subunit 1-like isoform X2, whose translation MADDDLAAAAATGLHILEGSIRPIKLSVASNEEILKAQPVDALGKPFPITQCSQLQDNPSLGLPLQVGSFESCGATQIDKCEGHFGFIELPAPIYHPSHVAELGKILNIICLCCLRLKKPNDIPPLCVTQVKKSNGARSLELKAPLKEVVGDGFWSFLDQFGFHTRGTCHRRPLHPKEFFCFSGSERNARKNLRVLQTIWRCLRPLYWLVTSVHTCMAPRTVSK comes from the exons ATGGCTGATGACGATctggcagcagcagctgctactgGACTGCACATCCTGGAGGGTTCCATCCGTCCGATCAAGCTCAGTGTCGCAAGCAATGAGGAAATC CTCAAGGCGCAGCCGGTGGACGCATTAGGGAAGCCCTTCCCTATCACGCAATGCAGCCAGCTCCAGGACAATCCCTCGCTGGGGCTGCCTCTGCAGGTCGGCAGCTTCGAGTCATGTGGCGCCACCCAAATCGACAAATGCGAAGGCCATTTCGGCTTCATCGAGCTACCCGCACCCATTTACCACCCTAGCCACGTCGCCGAACTGGGGAAGATACTCAACATCATCTGCCTCTGCTGCCTCCGCCTTAAGAAACCCAAT GATATCCCACCATTGTGTGTCACTCAAGTCAAGAAATCCAATGGTGCCCGTAGCTTGGAACTGAAAGCACCATTAAAGGAAGTGGTTGGCGATGGATTTTGGAGCTTCCTTGATCAGTTTGGCTTCCACACGAGGGGGACATGTCACCGCCGTCCCTTACACCCAAAAGAG TTCTTCTGTTTCTCAGGTTCAGAACGTAATGCGAGGAAAAATCTCCGAGTGCTACAAACAATTTGGCGTTGCTTGCGCCCACTCTACTGGCTAGTGACTTCAGTGCATACCTGCATGGCTCCAAGGACCGTGTCTAAATGA
- the LOC112898801 gene encoding DNA-directed RNA polymerase V subunit 1-like isoform X3: MADDDLAAAAATGLHILEGSIRPIKLSVASNEEILKAQPVDALGKPFPITQCSQLQDNPSLGLPLQVGSFESCGATQIDKCEGHFGFIELPAPIYHPSHVAELGKILNIICLCCLRLKKPNKGTGKERKFTSCSYCHDIPPLCVTQVKKSNGARSLELKAPLKEVVGDGFWSFLDQFGFHTRGTCHRRPLHPKEVQNVMRGKISECYKQFGVACAHSTG, translated from the exons ATGGCTGATGACGATctggcagcagcagctgctactgGACTGCACATCCTGGAGGGTTCCATCCGTCCGATCAAGCTCAGTGTCGCAAGCAATGAGGAAATC CTCAAGGCGCAGCCGGTGGACGCATTAGGGAAGCCCTTCCCTATCACGCAATGCAGCCAGCTCCAGGACAATCCCTCGCTGGGGCTGCCTCTGCAGGTCGGCAGCTTCGAGTCATGTGGCGCCACCCAAATCGACAAATGCGAAGGCCATTTCGGCTTCATCGAGCTACCCGCACCCATTTACCACCCTAGCCACGTCGCCGAACTGGGGAAGATACTCAACATCATCTGCCTCTGCTGCCTCCGCCTTAAGAAACCCAAT AAGGGCACTGGGAAGGAAAGGAAATTCACTTCATGTTCCTATTGTCAT GATATCCCACCATTGTGTGTCACTCAAGTCAAGAAATCCAATGGTGCCCGTAGCTTGGAACTGAAAGCACCATTAAAGGAAGTGGTTGGCGATGGATTTTGGAGCTTCCTTGATCAGTTTGGCTTCCACACGAGGGGGACATGTCACCGCCGTCCCTTACACCCAAAAGAG GTTCAGAACGTAATGCGAGGAAAAATCTCCGAGTGCTACAAACAATTTGGCGTTGCTTGCGCCCACTCTACTGGCTAG